The following are encoded in a window of Phaseolus vulgaris cultivar G19833 chromosome 3, P. vulgaris v2.0, whole genome shotgun sequence genomic DNA:
- the LOC137807640 gene encoding uncharacterized protein: MAGGGSRRDEAPVISSTNVFAALGSLKKKKKKSDKEQGPSKAQDPQKKDVFWAPAPLTSKSWADVDDEDDDDYYATTAPLESVWAASPASETVTQNDDAITEEIESESEGLDDADDDAEDEHENDLEVPEEIEPVPQKPAEPSVVTKEAERQLSKKELKKKGLEELEAALAELGLGYSPKEPSSQDDSHGAEKKEEDINGSVEKKENATGESKNAKKKKKKDKSLKEQKESQDQPDGVEAGNTTSETPETEKTEDNSAIDVKERLKKVASMKKKKSSKEMDAAARAAANEAAARSAKLAAAKKKEKGHYNQQPVR; the protein is encoded by the exons ATGGCGGGTGGAGGGAGCAGGAGGGATGAGGCGCCCGTCATAAGCAGCACGAACGTCTTCGCCGCGCTTGGCagcttgaagaagaagaagaagaagtccGACAAGGAGCAGGGTCCGTCCAAGGCCCAAGACCCTCAGAAGAAGGACGTTTTCTGGGCCCCCGCGCCGCTCACTTCTAAGTCCTGGGCTGATGTTGACGACGAGGATGATGACGACTATTACGCCACCACCGCTCCTCTTGAATCCGTTTGGGCTGCTTCGCCTGCTTCCGAGACCGTTACTCAAAACGATGATGCCATTACTGAG GAAATTGAGAGTGAGTCAGAAGGTCTCGATGATGCTGATGATGATGCCGAGGATGAACATGAAAATGACTTAGAAGTGCCAGAAGAAATCGAGCCTGTTCCTCAGAAGCCTGCTGAACCATCAGTGGTTACAAAAGAAGCTGAAAGGCAACTTTCAAAGAAGGAATTAAAGAAAAAGGGGCTTGAAGAACTTGAAGCTGCTTTGGCTGAGCTAGGCCTAGGATACTCGCCAAAGGAACCCTCTAGCCAAGATGATTCCCATG GTGCTGAGAAGAAAGAAGAGGATATCAATGGTTCTGTGGAAAAGAAGGAGAATGCTACTGGGGAAAGCAAAAatgctaaaaagaaaaagaagaaggacAAATCTTTAAAGGAACAGAAGGAATCACAAGACCAGCCTGAtggtgtggaggctggaaaTACAACATCTGAAACTCCTGAAACAGAGAAGACTGAGGACAACTCTGCAATTGATGTTAAAGAGAGACTTAAGAAAGTTGCttcaatgaagaagaaaaaatcaaGCAAGGAGATGGATGCTGCCGCACGTGCTGCCGCCAATGAGGCTGCTGCAAGGAGTGCAAAGCTGGCTGCAGccaagaaaaaagagaaaggtCACTACAATCAGCAGCCAGTGCGGTAA